The nucleotide sequence TCTATTAACTACTAATAGCAATTCATCAACATATATTAACATATTAGAGATAAAAACTTCTACTTACATACAAGATTTGACATTTTACGCTTGAGCCCAATATTTCATCGCCATACATTAATTAAAAAACTAGAATTTTGGGTACATCTTCATTTTTATACCCATCCCTTCACCACTGTAAGTAGTGCAATAATTGTACGTGGATTTGATGAAAGCATATGCGATCTTGGTCTGTTGATGTGGAAGGCTTATAAGTTACCTATTGAAGTAAATAGTTTTATGTACATAGTTACATATGTAAAATATTGGTAAAAGAGCAAAAAGGAGAACTTTTCAGGGAATAGTATAGCTAcgtatatacatgtatgtaagACGGATGCATGGTTGAATGACACATATATTGAGCCCGACAGTTATTTGTCAGTAAATTAGGAAACACTGAAGGAAAGGTCATATAAAGCAGCCACTCATAACTTTGGGGGAATAATGGTGAGAAAACAGTGTTCAACATGCCCGTTAGTGACAGAAGCAGTGTCGGTGACAGCGATCGTACGTAAACAAGAGGCTTCGGTAACACCAGCTTCGGGATGGCGAGTGTTTTAGGGCAATTTCTTCGTCGCTCGGGCACTCTTGTCCGTACATCATGCACGACGCAAGCAAGAGTAGCATCAGGATTACTGGTAAGTATTGAAAACAGCTAATATGAGGGTTTTACAGTGTAATGGTGGTCAGTGTACCGGTGTCAGGAGCACAGACCATTACGACCACACTGACCAAACTGCTTAATCAGCTGTGCAGCGAGCAGGCTCTCATGGTGCCAGTCTGTGGTCAGAAGGCAAGCAGCCGAATTACTTATTTGTCTCAGGCCGTAAAGGTAACATTAGTTTATATATGtaattttttaattaattattttttgtgggTTGGAGGAAAATACATTACATTTTGTATACTTATTAAATCTTAGAGGAGAAAATGGCAACACTATGGAATCAAGAAGATCATCGATTTGCTGCACTAATTAATCTGTTGTGTAATCACTCTATAATTCTTTGCTTCAAATAATATGACAGCTTTCTATTATAGAGTATTATACTGTATGGCTGGAATACTTATTTTAGTTTCTGTGTTATTTTGTGCTGTTATAATTTATCTATAATTTACCAGATACACCAAAAAACTGTTGTCTTTTAAAGCACTTCACAAAAACTGAAAGATGATGGAATCATTTCCTTAGTAATAGACAATCCTTAAGATTCTCTGACACAAGAGTAGACATGTCTTAAGCATTAAACTATTACCCTCAGAATAGGACCATTCAGAAAATTTTACTTGCCGAGAGACCTGAATTCTGTGGTGCGATTGTATCCTTTGGTAATTAAATCAGTCCATCAGCAAACAATCAGGATTGGGTTCCATATTTTAACACCTGTATACTTGACATGGCATACTGATAGGCTTATCATGATTCCTTCCACAGCATAtccagcagcacagcagcagcagcagcagcagcagcagcatggtaGAGGAGAGCACCACGCCACCAGAGTCCGGCAGGATGAGCAAGTCAATGTTGGCGTACCAGCAGAGAGCAGAGGCACACGGTGAGCGGCTGTGTACAGAGTGGTGCTACAAGTAGTACTATATCCCGCAGAGAGAAACTACAGGGTGGTGCTGTAACCTTCAGGTTGATAAAATAAATGGGATAAAGAAGTGTGCTGACAAGGTCATGAGATTCTTATTGCAGTaattttatggagactacagaTTAATGCAGAAATTTTGTGGTTGAAATAAGCTGATGTAAGATAATTCTATGAGGAAGTTTCTGTTATAGATGTATAGACTATGGAGTGTGTGTAGATAACAGGCAGTGAAACAGGTATTATGATTATGGAAGTATCTTATTGTATATGCACTTCTCAgttttatagaggttttactACAGAGGCTTTGCGATGTAATGAAAATGAAGTCCCTTCATTTCACTTCAATTCCAAGACGATACCACTggtgaaaaagtagagatgcAAACACTAACAGATGGTAAATATAGCTGGGGAAAACTCTGCcaacctctccctttcctcatcaCTTCCCTCTTGTTACAGATAAATTCATGATGGAACAAATTGCtgatctctcccttttcctcaatGCTTCTCTTGTTACAGATAAGTTCATGGTCGAACAGGTAGCAGAATATGAGATTGGGCGTCGTCACCTTGCCAACATGATGGGGGAGGACCCAGAGACCTTCACACAGGAAGACATTaatgtgaggagagaaagatgtggaggaggaagtttgtATTATTGTACTGATGTCACTGTACTGTATGTCCTAATTTTTTTATGATGACTCAATAATCAATCTTTTATATGTGAAGAAAACTAGTTAATTCTCAGCAAATTTCATCAAGAATCTCGATGTTCACACACATTCCACTACCAGGCTGCCATCCAATACCTCCTCCCATCTGGGTTGTTTGAGCCCTCCGCCCGGCCTTCCATGAAGCATCCCAGTGAAGTCTTCATCAAGAAAAAGGCTGCTGAATTTGATGCAAGTGGTCGGCCTTTCCACACCTTCTTCTACACTGGATACCCTGCATTTTATGAAGCACTGCATGTGAGTAACAACAGcagtctttttatgtaagaggggaaaggtggCCAAGCACAACATAGTTAAAAAGAGACCCACTTGATTGCCTGTACCTGTGCAAATCTGAGAgagttggcaaaaaaaaaaaaaaaaaaaaaaattataaatgtcttaaaacctcaaTCTTAATTCTTACATTTATAGTAGTTTTTTATGTACTATTACTAATTTTCTGTGTCATTACGTAAAGGTTACTGAtatatacatcttttttttcttccaggaACTGGGAAAGACAATGATTTCACTTGAGCAGTTTGCCAACAAAATGGCTCGACTGAAAGTGGAGAGCGAGACGAGTCAGGCATTGTAAGAGACATCGtttttaccatcatcattatcttaaccttgaatttttcttaccatcattactttcatcatcattattgtaacCCTGAATctttgttaccattattatttctattgtcaTTATCCTAATCTTGAATCTTTCCATCATTatttccatcatcattatcttaacCCTGGAtctttattaccatcattatttccaTTGTCATTATCTTAACCTTGGAACACACTTCACTGACATAACAACATCCCTGTATCTTGGGCATTAGTAGATCTCAACTTAATATGAAGTGAGAGAATTGtagaaagaatatgaacaaggaaataaggagaCTGCAATTAGCCAGCTGACGTACACAAGAGTTCCAGAGCAATGAAAATTCTTCAGCCATCTTTCATTCTCAAGTCAACCTATTCTGAAAATAATGCCAGTGCAATTTTCATCTTGTTCAGTTCCATTTAGTCTTATTGGTCCTATAATCTCTTCTAATCAGTCTTACTTCATCTCTCAACTTCTTTATtgcttctccatctttcttcccattgatagctttattattttcttttagtttaatCTCTTCTTTTGCCTGTCTTACTTTATCTCCCAACTTCTGTATTGTTTCTCATTCATCTATCCATTGATagctttttcatcattttttttttttttttctgtatcatcACATGGTCCTAGTAAGCAAGTTGTATATGCATTCACTCCTGATGTTACAAGTATCCCTCACTGATCTTATTGTAGCTTGTCTGTGTTGTCCAATTTAAGGCTGTTAATGGTGTTCATCCCATTTGCAGCAACCCTGGAGGCACTGAGTGGAGGTCTAAAGGTGAACTCTCTAAAATGTTCTTAGAGGAACTGCACAACAAACATGTgagttagtttgtgtgtgtgagaaatatGTTGCACTAAGATGCCCATGCATTAAGCACAAATCATAATGTACTCTTCTATTGAATCTCCTTTTcatacaggaaaggaaaaaaaagtataagatAATATAAAAAGTCAATATGCTAATGAACAAATTAGGTGAAGCCTGTGAGATCATCCACAAAAtagatcaagtgaaaaaaagtaaattataataaaaacatgatcaaaacttaacataaaaagaataaaaaagtgaatgataataataaataaataaaaataaaaacaataataataaaatagaagtgAGCTACAGTGAGTTCCTTTCTCTACAGTACGTCTTCTTCATCCAGTCCATGAATCGGCTCCTTGAACACCCGTACTCCTCCCGTGCCGAAGACTTCATCATGCGCTTCAGGAAGGTTGTCCTCTCCAGGCAGAGCAAGGAGGAGATCCCAAAGGTGACTCACTCCATCCCTCTCACCCTGCCTTGCCTCATGTTGCTTACTCATGTACAGTACCGGTAGTCTGAAGTGTTAAAAACAGCTAAAGGGAATGTATATTACTGCAGTATTTTTTCAAGCTTGTATAAAGTGATGTTAATCTGAAGTGTTGAAAGCTAGAGATTGTGTATTActgcagtattttttttgtaaagtaATGTTAGTTTGAAGTGTTGATAACTAATAGCTTTGGAAATGTGTATTACTGAAGTATTTTCTAGTGTATATAAAATGCAATGTTAATCAGAAGTGTTAAAAAGTCAAAGGAAATATGTATTACTGCAGTGTTTACATGTGTGAACTAGCATTTTACTTATTTGTAATGGTTAAAATTGTCATTTACTTAAAATTCCTTAAAAAATCACACACGTgcacttttattgttgttgtttcagttAGTAGCGTTTCTTTAAGTGTTCATGtagcaaaaagagaaaaaaaaaagtgctgggTGATTTGTGACCAGTTGTAAATAATCATACATAATCATAGACTCTTTAGCCATTGTGTGATCTAGAAATTGTTCAAGTTttatgaagtaaaaaataagaataactgAACTGATGTCAAGAAAACATTAACACTAATATAACTTTCTTTACATCCCCAGCTCCTGTACACTGCTGAGGGTGTCCCATACATGACTGGCagtggaaaaaggaaacatgCAGAGGCCACCGTCACTGTCTATGGCCGTGGCTCTGGAAAGATTGAGATCAACGAACAGGACATAAGGTTCTTCGAGCTGATCCAAGACAGAGAGCAGGTGGGTCATCCTGGAATGTTGCTTGCCTCTCCTAGTTTTAAGTTATTTCGACGAGGCTGTATTTACTGTCTCTTGTTCTTGGGTCATGTCAGTATTTAATTGAGGTTCTGATGAGGCTATGTTCACTCTCCTGTTCATGAATTAactcttcattcctccatttACCACTGTTTGTGTCTCCatctattttctgtcttttcactGAGTTACATTTCTTAACTTGCCTCTTTATATATCTAATCTGACATATAAATGCTACCATTAAGATTTCAAGTTGTGAATGACAGTCTTCCATCTCGACAGGTGGTGTTCCCATTGCAGTTCACCAATCTACTGGGTAAGGTGGACCTGGTGGCTAATGTTACTGGTGCAGGTCTGTCATCCAGTGCTGGTGCCATCCGTCTGGCCACTTCCCTGGCTCTGCAGTCTTTTGTTGATGAACACatgagggagaaaatgagacTTGGTAAGGAAACCAGTGTtcttatttttagtgtttttccatgtctttctcTATATATTGTTCTCATTTTCGTTGATGTGCTCTTCTGTGTTTCAGTAGCCTAagtaattattatcatcctcCAAATATTCAATTTATTCACATCTTTCTTTATCCCCACATATCAACTCATCTCTCAGTAACCTAGTCTTTAATGTTTTCTCAAGTAGCTACTCTTACATTTTacatcttttctatatttttctctcaccattGCTTCACATATCaatgttcctttttatttctgcaTCTTTTATTCagttaactttttcttctctccattttaccagtacaatctttatttttctctcataactTTGCATTCATTTCTTGTTCCCAGCTGGCCTGCTCTCCAAGGACTTTAGaatcaaggagagaaagaagccaGGCCAAAAAGGTGCCAGAGCTAAATTCacatggaagaagagataaaaaataaaagaaaaacagttgaaagaaaaactgagaaagaaaatgttcatgaaaaataataaacaagaagTGATATAGTGTGGATGTGAGAATTACTGAGAGGAAATGTTAATGAtaaaaattgataagaaaattagcaaaaatactgcaggaagtgACAATTAAAATTAATTTGTCATTGTGTTAATTTAATACATTACAAGCAAGAACACAGAATTTAGCACAAAATCCTGTAATTGCAGCTGTGAAACTTCAAAAATTTATGAACTCAGTTGATTTTAAATAGTAAAATTAGTGAGTATATAATAATGCTGCATCTCAAACATCACTGAATAAATATCCAGTACTTTCCCCAAGTGTACAATTGGTAACAAAGCTACTGTTTCTACAATATTCTTAAGGGAAATCCCAGGTTGTCTGTCAGCAGGTAGTGTAAATatatgaggagaggaaggcgtCTGAGGTGACAATGGCTATAAAGGGATATCTGTAAATGCTACCCATAATAAATATTTGTTGATATACTGATTTACATATCTTTGAAATTAGCTCACTGTTAGTCTTAAGTGTCAGTGTGAGATGAATTGTACTTATTTTTTTGATATGCATTACTGTTagtatcattgtgtgtgtgtgtgttcgttctccAGACTCAATATAACACAACACAGGGCAGGAGGACAGGAGACAGCTTGACAATGGCTATGACACAGGGAACAAGAACTAACTTCTCGTCACCTGAAAATGTTCTCATTCAATGGAGGGCATTGTGACACAAACATGTCAATAAATACATTTTGTGGATATGgtttacttaaaaaaatattgttcAGACAGTTTACTAAGAAAAGATGACattagaaaaattaaattattacATATTGTGAAACttgaaaaggagacaaaaccAGAAGAGTGAAATTATAACCACAACTATATAATAATCCATATAAAACATAGTATATGTCACGCCCTAATATCAGCACAGACACTACTTGGTTACATAAACTATAACTATATGAGGGACTCAAGGGACGGCAAGGCACAGACCAACATCCTGGCACCTTCCTGCTCACAAGAGCATTCATTAAGCTCAGGACACTTACCTGTGCCCTGTCCTGCCCACTCGGCCCTCCTTACAGCTACAAGTGCAGACAGGGGCCAAAACTACATCTTCCCTTGCAACTCAGTGTGAACTGACAAATGAACATTGGGAAAAAGCGAGATGCGTCAATGTCCTTGCCACACTCCCGTCGTCCTGTTGTCCCAGCGTCTATACACACTGAAGGCTGACTGTGCGGACACACCTGGTGCATTCCTAGTTCTGGGCTGGTGATGTGCTCTAAGTCCCCACACTCAACCCAAGGTGTACAGAAGCTGATGACAAGCAAAGACAAGAGACGTGTGTAAGGGATTAGCTACGACCATCCTGCCACCAATTCAATTTTGTACTAAGGTGGAGTGTTGGCCATTACGATACATTAGCCTGTCAAGCTTACTATTAATCTTGGGGTTGGATTCCACTTATTTATTAATCCTTTCATTGGTGTTAAGATGAGAATAATCTGCCAAGCCAAacattttgtttttacttatttactactttttttcctctccagagCAGCTTTCTTCATTGCCTCCTCTGAGAGCAAGCCACGAGCCACGAATACTTCCCTCATGATCTTCTTCAAGTAGCTCAGTTCCTGTTTCAGGCCAGAGTATTTAGACTTAAGGTTCTCCTGACGCTCCTCCTCTGCTTGGATCTTCTCTATCaggtcgtcctcctcctgcttcttcttctggcGGTAGCGCAGAGCCGCCTGCTTGTTCTGCTCCTTCTTGCGTTCCTTGCGGTCCTCTAGGTAAGGTGTCTTTCTGGCACCGCCACCCCTGCGGGATGATCTTACCTTGCGCTGTGACCGAGAGTAAGAGTGTGTTTCCTCCAGGGGACTCCATTCCTCCTCTAAGGTCTTCATATCATCACAGCTTGCACTCTCATCATAGAGAGACTCACTGCTGGAGGGGGCAGGGGAAAGGGAGCCCACAGAGGGGACTGGGGAAGGAAGATAGGCAGGGGAGGGTAGTGAGGAAGCTTCAGAGGAGCTGGGGGATGAAGCAAAGTCAGATGGAGATTGAGAAGGAAGTGGGACAGAAAGGGGTGCTGGGAAGGACTCAGAGGGTTGAGATGAGGGTACAGgcacagaggaggagaattcaggggaaagtgaggagggTGAAGCAGGTTCTGAGTCCATGGATGTAGTGACTGAGTCTGAGGCTTCCAGCTGGAAGAGGAGGTCTTCCATGCTAGCCTCCATTGTTGAAGCATCAAAGGACACATTCTCCAGGCCCTGGAAGCCACCAGTGCTGCTGTCGCTGCTTATCATCTGCACTATTTCATCAATGAGCTCTTCAGCATCACAAGTCTGTGGTGCCTGTGTTCTTGGTGCATCCTGTGGCAGTGCCATGGCCATGTTACTGACCTGATGTTCCACCTGGCCTCCTCCAATGGTCATGGCACCAACCTGAGTCTCATGGCTCTTCTTGGACTGCAGGCTGGGGGAGGATGCTGCAGGCAACAGCTGGTAAGCACTGGTGATCTGTGGCACATGTTTTGCTGGCAATACCTGAAAGTTCACCTGGATAGGTTTACTCCTTGGAGCAGCAGTGGTGACTTTACGGCAAATTATGATTTTCGGGATTGGAGGGTTGGCCCGTGCTGGAGGTGGACAGACAGGGTTGTCATGGGGAGTTGGTACAAGAGGAGTGACAGGGGGAGTGATGGtacgaggaggagtagcaggggGAGTGAGGGCAGGGGGAGGAGTGGCAGGGGGAGTGAGGCCAAGATGATTGATGGCAGGGATGTTTGGAG is from Portunus trituberculatus isolate SZX2019 chromosome 36, ASM1759143v1, whole genome shotgun sequence and encodes:
- the LOC123513689 gene encoding 28S ribosomal protein S9, mitochondrial-like: MASVLGQFLRRSGTLVRTSCTTQARVASGLLHIQQHSSSSSSSSSMVEESTTPPESGRMSKSMLAYQQRAEAHDKFMVEQVAEYEIGRRHLANMMGEDPETFTQEDINAAIQYLLPSGLFEPSARPSMKHPSEVFIKKKAAEFDASGRPFHTFFYTGYPAFYEALHELGKTMISLEQFANKMARLKVESETSQAFNPGGTEWRSKGELSKMFLEELHNKHYVFFIQSMNRLLEHPYSSRAEDFIMRFRKVVLSRQSKEEIPKLLYTAEGVPYMTGSGKRKHAEATVTVYGRGSGKIEINEQDIRFFELIQDREQVVFPLQFTNLLGKVDLVANVTGAGLSSSAGAIRLATSLALQSFVDEHMREKMRLAGLLSKDFRIKERKKPGQKGARAKFTWKKR
- the LOC123513687 gene encoding flocculation protein FLO11-like is translated as MDNMDLYTMPSSPSLFHMLESEEDFPLGAKTTSFLPPATASNAAASNTTTTTAASYDLPEWMEGREILGLSDMIGFPLSLQASSHQEGTIFQLDNDNLSPAIKPEDMLVPLSELQPPNIPAINHLGLTPPATPPPALTPPATPPRTITPPVTPLVPTPHDNPVCPPPARANPPIPKIIICRKVTTAAPRSKPIQVNFQVLPAKHVPQITSAYQLLPAASSPSLQSKKSHETQVGAMTIGGGQVEHQVSNMAMALPQDAPRTQAPQTCDAEELIDEIVQMISSDSSTGGFQGLENVSFDASTMEASMEDLLFQLEASDSVTTSMDSEPASPSSLSPEFSSSVPVPSSQPSESFPAPLSVPLPSQSPSDFASSPSSSEASSLPSPAYLPSPVPSVGSLSPAPSSSESLYDESASCDDMKTLEEEWSPLEETHSYSRSQRKVRSSRRGGGARKTPYLEDRKERKKEQNKQAALRYRQKKKQEEDDLIEKIQAEEERQENLKSKYSGLKQELSYLKKIMREVFVARGLLSEEAMKKAALERKKSSK